A window from Variovorax sp. PBL-E5 encodes these proteins:
- a CDS encoding GNAT family N-acetyltransferase yields the protein MAGAERFTILPYPAHYMAFIAEATDAQGQAETPGVARTVSDPDNVEAEFAIIVRSDLKGRGLGRLLFECLIEHARSRGIQRLIGFVLRENRRMLKLSTGMGLKADPTEPPASGLRRMVLELRASTRPSCSSV from the coding sequence ATGGCCGGCGCCGAACGCTTTACCATCCTGCCCTACCCCGCGCACTACATGGCCTTCATTGCCGAGGCGACCGATGCGCAGGGCCAGGCCGAGACGCCGGGCGTGGCGCGCACGGTGAGCGACCCCGACAACGTGGAAGCCGAGTTTGCGATCATCGTGCGCTCCGACCTCAAGGGCCGGGGGCTGGGCCGGCTGCTGTTCGAATGCCTGATCGAGCACGCACGCAGCCGCGGCATCCAACGGCTGATCGGCTTCGTGCTGCGCGAGAACCGCCGCATGCTGAAACTCTCGACCGGGATGGGCCTCAAGGCCGATCCGACAGAGCCACCCGCGTCGGGCCTGCGGCGGATGGTCCTGGAACTGCGGGCGTCAACGAGGCCGTCGTGTTCGTCGGTGTGA
- a CDS encoding acetate--CoA ligase family protein, translating to MRFTGLPHEAHGFQVVGGLFHFGTLDAVAGEASIRCLLCSDIQRTIVFERLVEGRQCRPHASPAVGEITPGIEDGDDRVQHRQISTLAVAPLSEAAAEAARGLGYPVALKVLSRDITHKSDVSDARLGLDNEVALTRAAREMLDAVRTARPLARIDGFTVQPTVHRPHAQELIVGAGIDIVFGPAILCGQGGTAVEVVDENGAHAREWPAPNALPSCPTPRTTWPSLPRRPMRRARPRRRAWRAR from the coding sequence ATGAGGTTCACGGGTCTTCCGCACGAGGCGCATGGCTTCCAGGTGGTTGGAGGATTGTTCCACTTTGGCACGCTTGATGCCGTTGCAGGTGAGGCATCCATCCGTTGCTTACTGTGCAGCGACATACAACGCACCATCGTCTTCGAGCGCCTGGTAGAAGGCCGTCAATGCCGTCCGCACGCGAGCCCTGCTGTCGGGGAGATTACGCCGGGCATCGAAGACGGCGATGACCGCGTTCAACACCGGCAGATATCCACGCTGGCCGTCGCGCCGCTGTCCGAGGCGGCTGCCGAAGCCGCGCGCGGGCTCGGCTATCCAGTGGCACTCAAGGTCCTGTCGCGCGACATCACCCACAAGTCGGACGTGAGTGACGCGCGGCTCGGGCTCGACAATGAAGTTGCGCTGACCCGTGCCGCGCGCGAGATGCTCGATGCGGTGCGAACCGCCAGGCCGCTGGCACGAATCGACGGCTTCACCGTGCAGCCCACGGTGCACCGGCCCCATGCGCAGGAACTCATTGTCGGCGCCGGCATCGACATCGTGTTCGGCCCGGCGATCCTTTGCGGCCAGGGCGGCACCGCGGTCGAGGTGGTCGACGAGAACGGTGCGCACGCACGCGAATGGCCGGCGCCGAACGCTTTACCATCCTGCCCTACCCCGCGCACTACATGGCCTTCATTGCCGAGGCGACCGATGCGCAGGGCCAGGCCGAGACGCCGGGCGTGGCGCGCACGGTGA
- a CDS encoding MBL fold metallo-hydrolase RNA specificity domain-containing protein — translation MRIQFLGATGTVTGSKYLLEHDGRRLLVDCGLFQGLKQHRLRNWEPLPVDAARIDAVLLTHAHMDHSGYVPRLVKLGFEGRVYCTSATRDLCRLLLPDSGRLQEEEADFANRHGHSKHKPALPLYTEEEARIALKRFETVPFEKEISIWPGWSWRLGRAGHILGACSPRIDWGGGSILFSGDLGRNDDLMMRPPEAPAPADYVVVESTYGNRRHREADTLGALAEIINRTAARNGVLVVPAFAVGRAQTLLHCIRLLKQARRIPEMPVYLNSPMAADVTRLLRSHLDEHRLTEEQCAALSQEVTIVNTIEESKRLNALTGPSIIVSASGMATGGRVLHHLKAYAPDARNTILFTGFQAAGTRGAAMLDGAEAVKIHGAYVPLRAEVAHLDTLSAHADREQLLAWIGAQPAPRRVFVTHGEPVAADALRLAIEERHPWPCTVPDYRDSREL, via the coding sequence ATGCGCATCCAATTCCTCGGCGCCACCGGTACCGTCACCGGGTCCAAGTATTTGCTGGAGCACGATGGCCGGCGGCTGCTGGTCGACTGCGGACTTTTCCAGGGTCTGAAGCAGCATCGCCTGCGCAATTGGGAGCCGCTCCCCGTCGATGCCGCACGCATCGACGCCGTGCTGCTGACCCATGCCCACATGGACCACAGCGGCTATGTGCCGCGCCTCGTCAAGCTCGGCTTCGAGGGAAGGGTGTACTGCACGTCTGCCACGCGCGACCTGTGCAGGCTGCTGCTGCCTGATTCCGGCCGGCTGCAGGAGGAGGAGGCCGATTTTGCGAACCGTCACGGACACTCGAAGCACAAGCCGGCACTCCCGCTCTATACCGAGGAGGAGGCTCGCATTGCATTGAAGCGCTTCGAGACCGTTCCCTTCGAAAAGGAGATCTCGATCTGGCCCGGTTGGTCATGGCGTCTCGGTCGCGCGGGCCATATTCTCGGCGCCTGCAGTCCCCGCATCGATTGGGGTGGCGGCAGCATTCTTTTCTCGGGGGACCTTGGCCGCAACGACGACTTGATGATGCGCCCGCCGGAAGCGCCCGCACCTGCGGACTACGTGGTGGTGGAGTCCACCTACGGCAACCGGCGGCATCGCGAGGCCGATACGCTCGGCGCGCTTGCCGAGATCATCAACCGCACTGCCGCGCGCAATGGCGTGCTGGTGGTGCCGGCGTTCGCCGTCGGACGCGCGCAGACGCTTCTGCATTGCATCCGGCTGCTCAAGCAGGCGCGTCGCATTCCGGAGATGCCGGTCTATCTGAACAGCCCGATGGCCGCCGATGTAACCCGGCTCCTGCGCAGCCACCTCGACGAACATCGCCTGACCGAAGAGCAATGCGCTGCTCTGAGTCAGGAAGTCACCATCGTCAACACCATCGAGGAGTCGAAGCGCCTCAACGCGCTGACGGGTCCGTCGATCATCGTGTCCGCCAGCGGCATGGCCACCGGCGGGCGCGTGCTCCATCACCTCAAGGCCTATGCGCCGGATGCCAGGAATACGATCCTGTTCACGGGCTTCCAGGCCGCCGGCACCCGCGGCGCGGCGATGCTGGACGGCGCCGAAGCGGTCAAGATCCATGGTGCCTATGTGCCCCTTCGCGCCGAGGTGGCCCACCTCGATACGCTGTCGGCGCATGCGGACCGCGAACAGTTGCTGGCCTGGATCGGCGCGCAGCCGGCGCCGCGCCGGGTATTCGTCACGCACGGGGAGCCGGTGGCGGCCGACGCCTTGCGGCTGGCCATCGAGGAGCGCCATCCGTGGCCCTGCACGGTGCCGGACTATCGGGATTCGCGCGAACTCTGA
- a CDS encoding cation-translocating P-type ATPase: MTHPLDSSAQGLDENEALARLRRDGPNVLPSTERKGVPRIAWTALTQPMFLLLLATAALYAVLGSLGDAAVLLVSVLVVGGLSIYQEQRTERVMHALRDLSSPRCTVVREGVSRRVVSAELVCGDRLVVNEGDRLAADARLVEAAAIQVDESQLTGESMPVGKHAGGTAEAALLHAGSLVVRGDGVAVVTATGANTALGRIGGSITRIAPRQSRLQGELKVLVRRVALLSLLTCGVAATVFALREGSWSAGLLVGLTLAMSLIPEEFAVVWSVMLALGAWRLGKSQVLTRQPQAIEALGTATVLCVDKTGTLTRNRMTLAALHDGRQGGRLDLRDVVPPHFHRLLVGAMRASTAVGVEPMDQAIFRAGAAAGLDLPKDWLLGQRQGVRDRQPYVVNWWRRAEGAEHVVVVKGAPEAVLALCDAEAAELHQLAEAAHSWSAEGLRVLAVAESRTAASGSDGSLPQGLRLSPLGLLGFLDPLRDEVPRAIEDCRRAGVRVVMITGDSALTAQAIARDAGLIETDTVPVMTGAQIAAMNDFELSRCIGALRVFARVDAAQKLRIVHALQAQDEIVAMTGDGVNDAPALRAADIGVAMGQRGTDVAREAAALVLMDDNFASLVDAVRAGRRIFLNLRKALGYLFAVHVPIVGVALIPVVLGGPVLLLPLHVVLLELLIDPACSLVFEAEPAPDDSMRVPPRRSDERLFSPAAAVRALALGSLAFAGVVLVQWFCRLHDAAPDVLRLASLGSIVLGNMLLLLWFRGIRGGQERANPAFMVLLAGVCIVWVLLLGVPAIGSVFGLPAVPAAWALAAALPAGWAVWRLARRRRWAPRLFIER, from the coding sequence ATGACACATCCGCTCGACAGCAGTGCGCAGGGCCTGGACGAGAACGAAGCCCTGGCGCGACTGCGCCGGGACGGGCCTAACGTCCTGCCTTCGACCGAGCGCAAGGGGGTGCCGCGCATCGCATGGACCGCGCTGACACAGCCGATGTTCCTGCTGCTGCTGGCGACCGCGGCGCTCTATGCGGTGCTCGGCAGCCTGGGCGATGCCGCCGTGCTGCTGGTGTCCGTGCTGGTGGTCGGCGGCTTGTCGATCTACCAGGAACAACGCACCGAGCGTGTGATGCACGCGTTGAGGGATCTCTCCAGTCCGCGCTGTACTGTCGTGCGGGAAGGCGTCTCGCGCCGCGTTGTCAGCGCCGAACTGGTGTGTGGCGATCGTCTCGTCGTCAACGAGGGCGATCGGCTGGCGGCCGACGCGCGCCTCGTCGAGGCCGCCGCGATACAGGTCGATGAATCGCAATTGACGGGCGAATCGATGCCAGTGGGCAAGCATGCTGGGGGCACGGCCGAGGCTGCATTGCTCCATGCAGGAAGCCTGGTGGTCCGGGGAGACGGCGTTGCCGTCGTGACCGCCACAGGCGCGAACACGGCCCTGGGGCGCATTGGCGGCTCGATCACCCGGATCGCACCGCGTCAGAGCCGGCTGCAGGGCGAACTCAAGGTTCTGGTTCGGCGAGTCGCGCTGCTCTCCCTGCTCACCTGCGGCGTCGCGGCAACGGTCTTCGCGCTGCGCGAGGGTTCGTGGTCTGCCGGCCTGCTCGTGGGGCTGACGCTCGCTATGTCGCTGATCCCGGAAGAATTCGCCGTCGTCTGGAGCGTGATGCTCGCACTCGGCGCCTGGCGGCTGGGGAAGTCGCAGGTTCTGACGCGCCAGCCGCAGGCCATCGAGGCGCTGGGTACCGCCACCGTCCTGTGCGTGGACAAGACGGGTACCTTGACGCGCAATCGGATGACCCTTGCCGCGCTGCACGATGGCAGGCAGGGCGGCCGACTCGATCTGCGGGATGTCGTGCCGCCGCACTTCCATCGCTTGCTCGTCGGCGCGATGCGCGCCAGTACGGCCGTTGGCGTCGAACCGATGGATCAGGCGATCTTCCGGGCCGGCGCGGCCGCGGGTCTCGACTTGCCAAAGGACTGGCTTTTGGGCCAGCGGCAGGGCGTGCGCGACCGCCAACCCTACGTCGTCAACTGGTGGCGCCGCGCGGAGGGGGCGGAGCACGTCGTCGTGGTCAAGGGTGCGCCCGAGGCCGTGCTGGCGTTGTGCGACGCGGAGGCCGCTGAATTGCACCAACTCGCCGAGGCCGCGCACAGCTGGAGCGCGGAGGGACTGCGCGTTCTGGCGGTGGCCGAGAGCCGCACAGCCGCGTCAGGTTCCGATGGATCGCTGCCGCAGGGCCTGCGGCTCTCACCCCTGGGTTTGCTGGGTTTCCTGGATCCGCTGCGCGACGAGGTGCCGCGGGCGATCGAGGACTGCCGGCGAGCGGGCGTGCGGGTGGTGATGATCACGGGCGACTCGGCGCTCACTGCGCAGGCCATCGCCCGCGACGCAGGCCTGATCGAGACAGACACCGTTCCCGTCATGACCGGCGCCCAGATCGCGGCGATGAACGATTTCGAATTGTCGCGATGCATCGGTGCGCTCAGGGTCTTCGCCCGAGTCGACGCAGCGCAGAAGCTGCGCATCGTCCACGCCCTCCAGGCGCAGGACGAGATCGTGGCCATGACGGGAGACGGCGTCAACGATGCGCCTGCCCTTCGGGCCGCCGATATCGGTGTTGCGATGGGGCAGCGCGGTACCGATGTCGCGCGCGAGGCCGCCGCCCTGGTGCTGATGGACGACAACTTTGCCTCGCTGGTCGATGCAGTGCGCGCGGGACGACGCATCTTTCTCAATCTGCGCAAGGCCCTGGGGTATCTGTTTGCGGTCCATGTGCCAATCGTCGGTGTCGCGCTGATCCCGGTCGTGCTGGGAGGGCCGGTCCTGCTGCTGCCGCTTCACGTCGTACTGCTCGAACTCCTGATCGACCCCGCGTGTTCGCTGGTGTTCGAAGCGGAGCCCGCACCGGACGACAGCATGCGCGTGCCGCCGCGGCGAAGCGACGAAAGGCTGTTTTCGCCGGCAGCCGCGGTTCGCGCGCTGGCTCTCGGCAGCCTGGCCTTTGCAGGCGTTGTGCTCGTTCAATGGTTCTGCCGCCTGCACGATGCCGCACCGGACGTGCTGCGGCTGGCGAGTCTGGGCTCGATCGTGCTGGGCAACATGCTGCTCCTGCTGTGGTTCCGCGGCATCCGCGGCGGTCAGGAGCGGGCCAATCCGGCCTTCATGGTCCTGCTGGCAGGTGTCTGCATCGTCTGGGTGCTGCTGCTGGGCGTGCCCGCCATCGGGTCGGTATTCGGCCTGCCTGCCGTGCCGGCTGCATGGGCACTGGCCGCCGCGCTGCCCGCGGGTTGGGCCGTGTGGCGTCTGGCCCGGCGGCGCCGATGGGCGCCGCGCCTGTTCATTGAGCGGTGA
- a CDS encoding PAS domain S-box protein — protein MTQGPVIPGFDDGTVFRSLFAAYPDALLLVDLHGVIVLANPAALDLLGYEARELLGLSVDVLVPDAIRPRHAAYRNAYADQPRTRPMGTQMDLVAKRRDGSEVMVEIALSPLNDHGLPFVVAAIRSVGAYPRVKQALQRARYAECLAQFGRLAVQAPHTQRLLEQVPVTAADALQVETAKVLLLEPSGLEFRIASGVGLLPEETIGDRIPNEPDTPSGYVVAQGKPVLIGDYSRDQRFKIPALYLRAGMTCEISVPLADRGHVIGILAVRSRTAGRFGEDEVRFLDSLSSLLATVLQRAQSEDALNHAQRLESVGQLTGGIAHDFNNLLTVISGNLQVLEETPACAADTFALQLISAATRATRRGAELTSKLLAFSRRQVLQPVVLDASALLHSLTDMLRRTLDQRITITLDTDQVLCLADPVQLESALLNIAINSRDAMPQGGTLAFACHAERELPPELDAEMAQAPAAGYVAISIVDTGSGMPQAVKDRAFEPFFTTKEIGRGTGLGLSTVYGFARQSRGAIRLDSAPGEGTTVTLYLPRIEPDDGGQHGNEDVAGGSVPRGLRVLLVEDDTEVRSVVQSFLESMGCEVLPCGDAQQALIALASDSGVGLLLTDIALGVGMQGTELADEARKRRPGLAVLLMSGFSVELLETPPGWELLRKPFARDELERAMTRALLTAQ, from the coding sequence ATGACGCAAGGCCCCGTCATTCCGGGCTTCGACGACGGCACCGTTTTCCGCTCGCTGTTCGCTGCCTACCCCGATGCGCTGCTGCTGGTCGATCTCCATGGCGTGATCGTGCTGGCCAATCCGGCGGCGCTCGACCTGCTCGGCTACGAAGCCCGGGAACTGCTCGGACTCTCGGTCGACGTCCTCGTCCCCGATGCCATCCGGCCGCGCCATGCGGCCTACCGCAACGCGTATGCCGATCAGCCGCGCACACGCCCGATGGGCACGCAGATGGACCTGGTGGCAAAGCGCCGCGATGGCAGCGAGGTGATGGTCGAGATCGCGCTCAGTCCGCTCAACGACCATGGCCTGCCGTTCGTGGTGGCCGCGATTCGCAGTGTCGGCGCCTATCCCCGGGTCAAGCAGGCCCTGCAACGGGCGCGCTATGCCGAATGCCTGGCGCAGTTCGGGCGCCTCGCGGTGCAGGCGCCCCACACGCAGCGGCTGCTCGAACAGGTGCCGGTGACCGCGGCGGACGCGCTTCAGGTCGAAACGGCCAAGGTGCTCCTGCTGGAGCCGAGCGGCCTGGAGTTTCGGATCGCATCCGGGGTCGGCCTGCTGCCGGAGGAGACCATCGGGGATCGAATTCCGAACGAGCCGGACACCCCGTCAGGCTATGTCGTCGCGCAGGGCAAGCCGGTGCTGATCGGCGACTATTCACGGGACCAGCGATTCAAGATTCCGGCTCTCTACCTGCGGGCCGGGATGACGTGCGAGATCTCCGTGCCGCTGGCAGACCGCGGCCACGTGATCGGCATCCTGGCCGTGCGCTCGCGCACGGCCGGGCGATTCGGCGAGGACGAGGTCCGCTTTCTCGATTCGCTGTCGAGCCTGCTGGCCACTGTCCTGCAACGGGCGCAAAGCGAGGACGCCCTGAACCATGCGCAGCGGCTCGAAAGCGTCGGCCAGCTCACGGGCGGCATCGCCCATGACTTCAACAACCTGCTGACCGTGATCTCGGGCAATCTGCAGGTACTCGAAGAGACGCCCGCCTGCGCCGCCGACACATTCGCGCTGCAATTGATCAGTGCCGCCACGCGCGCGACGCGACGCGGCGCAGAACTCACGAGCAAGCTGCTTGCCTTCTCGCGGCGGCAGGTGCTCCAGCCGGTGGTGCTCGACGCCAGTGCCCTCCTCCATTCGCTGACCGACATGCTGCGTCGAACACTCGACCAGCGCATCACCATCACGCTCGACACGGACCAGGTGCTTTGCCTGGCCGATCCGGTCCAGCTGGAATCGGCTCTGCTCAACATTGCCATCAATTCGCGCGATGCCATGCCGCAAGGCGGCACGCTGGCCTTCGCATGCCATGCCGAGCGCGAGCTGCCGCCGGAGCTTGACGCCGAGATGGCGCAGGCTCCGGCCGCCGGTTATGTGGCGATCTCCATCGTGGACACTGGTAGCGGAATGCCGCAGGCGGTGAAGGATCGCGCCTTCGAACCTTTCTTCACGACCAAGGAGATCGGACGCGGCACCGGGTTGGGACTGTCCACGGTCTACGGCTTCGCACGGCAATCGCGTGGTGCCATCCGGCTCGACAGCGCGCCGGGCGAGGGCACGACCGTCACGCTCTACCTGCCGCGCATCGAGCCGGACGATGGGGGCCAGCATGGCAACGAGGACGTTGCCGGCGGCAGCGTGCCGCGAGGGCTGCGCGTGCTGCTGGTGGAGGACGATACCGAGGTACGCAGCGTCGTTCAGAGCTTTCTGGAATCGATGGGCTGCGAGGTGCTGCCGTGCGGCGATGCCCAACAGGCGCTCATCGCCCTCGCATCCGACTCGGGTGTCGGACTGTTGCTGACCGATATCGCGCTCGGCGTTGGTATGCAGGGGACCGAGCTGGCCGACGAAGCACGCAAGAGGCGACCCGGCCTGGCCGTGCTGCTGATGTCGGGATTCTCGGTCGAACTGCTCGAAACGCCGCCCGGTTGGGAGTTGCTGCGCAAGCCCTTTGCCCGGGACGAACTGGAACGCGCGATGACAAGGGCATTGCTCACCGCTCAATGA
- a CDS encoding winged helix-turn-helix domain-containing protein, producing the protein MTDLTHIAVLDDEHDITLLLANYLGSHGYRVSQLHSGRALLELMGKDAPVLVLLDLGLPGEDGFAIARQLREHWHCGLVIVTGRGDPVDKVVGLEVGADDYVTKPFDLRELLARIKAVLRRIAPATPAVPVSRPAPRPLLQFAGWELDTAARRLLRPGGAEVTLTSGEFDLLHVLSTHPGRVLSRDFLLESTRGRESGPFDRTIDVQIGRLRRKLETDPERPQIIKSVRGAGYLFVPGVETA; encoded by the coding sequence GTGACCGACCTTACCCACATTGCCGTCCTGGACGACGAGCACGACATCACGCTCCTGCTGGCCAACTACCTGGGCAGCCACGGCTATCGCGTCAGCCAGCTGCACTCGGGGCGGGCGCTGCTCGAATTGATGGGCAAGGACGCGCCGGTGCTCGTGCTCCTCGACCTCGGCCTCCCGGGCGAAGACGGTTTCGCGATCGCGCGCCAGCTGCGGGAGCACTGGCACTGCGGGCTCGTGATCGTGACCGGCCGTGGCGACCCGGTCGACAAGGTCGTCGGCCTCGAGGTCGGTGCCGACGACTATGTGACCAAGCCCTTCGACCTGCGCGAACTGCTTGCACGCATCAAGGCGGTGCTGCGACGCATCGCGCCGGCGACACCGGCCGTGCCTGTTTCGCGTCCTGCGCCGCGCCCGCTGCTGCAGTTCGCGGGCTGGGAACTCGACACGGCCGCGAGACGGCTGCTCAGGCCCGGCGGTGCCGAGGTGACGCTGACTTCGGGCGAGTTCGACCTCCTTCATGTCCTGAGCACCCATCCCGGCCGCGTGCTGTCGCGCGACTTCCTGCTCGAAAGCACGCGCGGACGCGAAAGCGGGCCCTTCGACCGGACCATCGACGTGCAGATCGGAAGATTGCGTCGCAAGCTCGAGACCGATCCGGAGCGTCCCCAGATCATCAAGTCGGTGCGCGGCGCCGGCTATCTCTTCGTTCCCGGCGTCGAGACGGCGTGA
- a CDS encoding universal stress protein — MDSIKSILVHLDGTARAQGRMRLARQLADIHQASLTALFAVAPRYLPLLPLAGGVPSVPMPAEINPDHRARAVASFEIENKAGASASHWLELSGEPVVETFTRRALCSDLLVLGQRDPADADGFDVPGDLAEAVIVDSGRPAIIIPFAGQALAAPQTVLVAWKATRESARALTAALPFLRQARQVHLVCADGSGDETQAVPVQVSEWLRLHGISHPHEHRQIRDRHAGDDLLSLAAEIGADLIVMGCYGHSRMRELVLGGATLTVLDSMTVPVLMAH; from the coding sequence ATGGACTCCATCAAATCCATCCTCGTGCATCTCGATGGCACGGCACGCGCACAGGGCCGCATGCGTCTTGCCCGTCAACTCGCGGACATTCATCAGGCCTCGTTGACCGCGCTGTTCGCGGTCGCGCCACGCTACCTGCCCCTGCTGCCGCTGGCAGGTGGCGTGCCGTCGGTACCCATGCCTGCGGAAATAAACCCCGACCATCGGGCCCGCGCGGTCGCCTCGTTCGAAATCGAGAACAAGGCCGGCGCCTCCGCAAGCCACTGGCTGGAACTGTCCGGCGAGCCCGTCGTCGAGACCTTCACGCGCCGTGCCCTGTGCTCCGATCTGCTGGTTCTCGGCCAGCGGGATCCGGCGGATGCAGATGGCTTCGACGTTCCCGGCGACCTCGCCGAGGCAGTCATCGTCGACAGCGGCAGGCCGGCCATCATCATTCCCTTCGCGGGTCAGGCCCTGGCCGCGCCGCAGACGGTGCTGGTGGCCTGGAAGGCTACGCGGGAATCAGCTCGTGCGCTCACTGCCGCCCTGCCTTTTCTTCGGCAAGCGCGGCAGGTCCACCTCGTGTGCGCCGATGGAAGCGGCGACGAGACGCAGGCGGTACCCGTCCAGGTTTCCGAGTGGCTTCGCCTGCACGGCATTTCGCACCCACACGAGCACCGCCAGATCAGGGATCGCCATGCCGGCGACGATCTGCTGTCGCTGGCGGCGGAGATCGGCGCCGATCTGATCGTCATGGGCTGCTATGGGCACAGCCGTATGCGCGAACTGGTGCTCGGAGGCGCGACGCTCACCGTCCTGGATTCGATGACGGTGCCGGTGCTGATGGCGCACTGA
- a CDS encoding sensor histidine kinase yields the protein MTPSSEPDRQRSVRLAELAAHLQRAREQERAHLARELHDELGAILTAAKLDVASLGARLGSLSPDIARRLKHLADTLNSGIALKSRIVEGLCPSALANLGLVAALDILARDFGLGAGIAMTVTLEEVAFDAPTQLAIYRLVQECLTNIGKYACASEAQIVLVDCKQDAMVAVLDNGSGFDVTGADSSHHGLQGMRHRVETCGGRLTITSAPGKGTRIMAMLPKARGRAGSDALAPASSRAAGLASEGAAPGTISRRLGAGEPHARLGIS from the coding sequence ATGACACCCAGCTCCGAACCAGATCGTCAGCGCTCGGTGCGCCTCGCGGAACTCGCCGCCCATCTGCAACGTGCACGCGAACAGGAGCGCGCGCACTTGGCGCGCGAACTGCATGATGAGCTCGGTGCGATCCTGACCGCCGCCAAACTGGACGTGGCGAGTCTTGGCGCGCGTCTGGGCTCCCTGTCGCCCGACATCGCCCGGCGTCTGAAACATCTCGCCGACACCCTCAACAGCGGGATCGCACTCAAGAGCAGGATTGTCGAAGGCCTGTGTCCATCCGCCCTCGCGAACCTCGGCCTGGTGGCCGCATTGGACATCCTGGCGCGCGACTTCGGGCTCGGCGCCGGCATCGCAATGACCGTGACGCTGGAGGAAGTCGCCTTCGATGCGCCGACACAGCTTGCCATCTACCGCCTGGTGCAGGAGTGCCTCACCAATATCGGAAAGTACGCCTGCGCCAGCGAAGCGCAGATCGTCCTGGTCGACTGCAAGCAGGACGCCATGGTGGCCGTGCTCGACAACGGCAGCGGCTTCGATGTGACCGGTGCGGACTCGTCGCATCACGGCCTGCAGGGGATGCGCCATCGGGTCGAAACTTGCGGCGGGCGGTTGACGATCACTTCCGCACCGGGCAAGGGAACGCGGATCATGGCGATGCTGCCCAAGGCGCGGGGTCGCGCCGGGAGCGATGCCTTGGCGCCGGCCTCGTCGCGCGCGGCGGGTCTGGCCTCGGAGGGCGCCGCGCCTGGAACGATCTCCCGCCGCCTGGGGGCAGGCGAGCCGCATGCAAGGCTCGGAATTTCATAA
- a CDS encoding Hsp20/alpha crystallin family protein, whose product MMRRWARPLQLLDDVSLPADIRVDVSENDKEYLVSAEIPGAKKDQEEKHGRSLVKETYHGSVSRGFTLASDVDEKAAAAKLEDGVLRLTLPKREGSASRVLKID is encoded by the coding sequence ATGATGCGCCGCTGGGCGCGTCCCCTTCAACTGCTGGACGACGTCAGCCTGCCGGCCGATATCCGCGTCGATGTCAGCGAGAACGACAAGGAATACCTCGTGAGCGCCGAGATTCCCGGTGCCAAGAAGGACCAGGAAGAGAAGCACGGGCGTTCGCTGGTGAAGGAAACCTATCACGGCAGCGTTTCGCGCGGCTTCACGCTGGCCAGCGATGTCGACGAGAAGGCCGCTGCCGCCAAGCTCGAGGACGGCGTGCTGCGTCTCACGCTGCCCAAGCGCGAGGGCAGCGCCAGCCGTGTCCTGAAGATTGATTGA
- a CDS encoding Hsp20/alpha crystallin family protein: protein MLRITEDAVSYDVIADFDDVPPKDFEVELAGNKLYIHVHVVPVTIRGGPAMCTPTQCNAEPDSLCLAFECAIDVAASSRECSDGMLHLSLRKQGSPRALRHPQEPPPSCCAGA from the coding sequence ATGCTGCGCATCACGGAAGACGCTGTCAGCTATGACGTGATCGCTGATTTCGACGATGTTCCGCCCAAGGATTTCGAGGTGGAACTGGCAGGCAACAAGCTTTACATCCATGTGCATGTCGTGCCGGTCACCATTCGCGGTGGACCCGCGATGTGCACGCCGACGCAGTGCAATGCCGAACCAGACAGCCTTTGCCTTGCTTTCGAATGCGCCATCGATGTTGCTGCCTCGAGCAGGGAGTGCAGCGATGGGATGCTGCACTTGTCGTTGCGCAAGCAAGGATCGCCGCGCGCGCTCCGGCATCCACAGGAACCGCCACCATCCTGTTGCGCCGGCGCGTGA
- a CDS encoding TraR/DksA family transcriptional regulator, whose product MTDVKAAGAAAGHDRTLSSCSRCIPMKPLSTADRDLLAQRLQILKRQALDELRNAGPDVQGGLEANQPEIRTFADAAETQRLDDVRFTEIQIDRARLHDIEQAQQRLAHDRYGICTDCNEEIPRDRLFAQPTAIRCAACQAALERQQHR is encoded by the coding sequence TTGACCGATGTCAAGGCCGCCGGCGCTGCAGCAGGCCATGATCGAACCCTCTCTTCTTGCTCTCGATGCATTCCGATGAAACCTCTCAGCACCGCCGATCGCGACCTTCTCGCGCAACGACTGCAGATCCTGAAGAGGCAGGCACTCGACGAACTGCGCAACGCCGGCCCCGACGTACAGGGCGGGCTCGAAGCCAATCAACCTGAAATTCGGACCTTCGCGGACGCAGCCGAAACGCAGCGCCTCGACGATGTGCGCTTCACGGAAATCCAGATCGACCGCGCCAGGCTTCACGACATCGAACAGGCGCAGCAGCGCCTCGCGCACGATCGCTACGGCATCTGCACCGATTGCAACGAGGAGATTCCACGCGATCGGCTGTTCGCCCAGCCCACCGCCATTCGCTGCGCTGCCTGCCAAGCCGCGTTGGAGAGGCAGCAGCATCGCTGA